TCTTCGGGTGAAGAATGAATTCTTTTGCACATATAGGAAGCAAGACAGGTATCACCTCTTCCGCTTCTTCCCTTTAATTCCCTCGGATAAAATGAAGCTTCATAAAATTTTCCTTCAGCCCACACCAGTACACCATCCTTATGGGTAATAATAACCTCTCGGGGACCCATAGTATGTATCAATAGAGCTGCCTCTTTAATAACTTTTTCTCCAGTAAGCAATTCTGCTTCTACTGCATCAGTCTTTATAATATCAATATTTGATAGTATTTCTTCTTGTTCTGGCCATGATCTGGCTATGAGTTTTCCATTATCATTAATGCGGATAAAGCTCTGTATATCAGCCGCCAAAATTGATTCCTTTCTGGCTAATAATTTAATAATTTCTGAAGGAACCTCTTCCCGCATGGATGCGCCAACTACAATTACTTCTGCTTCTATAGGATTGACTTCTTCTGCACTAAAGGCTCCAGCCCAGCTACTGACATAAATTACTCTTTCATCCGGATTTTTAGATGGATATACTAGCTTAAGGCAGGTAGATTGAGGGGTCCATTCAACCGAAACATCTATTCCCATTTTTTGCAACTCCTGAATTACTCCACCATCTTCTGGTGCAAGCCTGGTAATTGCCAATGTCTTTAAACGCATAGCAGCAGCTACATGGGCACCGTAATTAAAAGCACCTCCATTGA
This genomic interval from Atribacterota bacterium contains the following:
- a CDS encoding PfkB family carbohydrate kinase, with the protein product NGGAFNYGAHVAAAMRLKTLAITRLAPEDGGVIQELQKMGIDVSVEWTPQSTCLKLVYPSKNPDERVIYVSSWAGAFSAEEVNPIEAEVIVVGASMREEVPSEIIKLLARKESILAADIQSFIRINDNGKLIARSWPEQEEILSNIDIIKTDAVEAELLTGEKVIKEAALLIHTMGPREVIITHKDGVLVWAEGKFYEASFYPRELKGRSGRGDTCLASYMCKRIHSSPEEATIWAAAFTSLKMEAEGPFRRPITDVEMLIQEKYQQ